A window of Pseudomonadota bacterium contains these coding sequences:
- a CDS encoding response regulator transcription factor, which translates to MNVKDRTILVVDDNEAGRYSISHILRQAGFKVKEAATGAEALEISAQKPDLVVLDINLPDINGLEVCKRIKESPVTATIPVLHLSATFIDTKSRVTGLDSGADGYLVQPVGSDELLATINALLRMKSAEEKAKKAVEEHDRTIKQLKEALLQVKTLSDLLPICMHCKKIRDDQGYWNQIEEYINKYTDTRFSHCICEDCMKNLYPEYWEETKKGKAVDNSGDSVDAK; encoded by the coding sequence ATGAACGTAAAAGACAGGACAATTCTTGTTGTTGATGACAATGAAGCCGGCCGCTATTCGATATCGCACATACTGAGGCAGGCAGGCTTTAAGGTAAAGGAAGCGGCAACAGGCGCCGAGGCTCTGGAAATCTCGGCCCAAAAGCCGGACCTGGTGGTGCTTGACATAAACCTGCCGGACATAAACGGGCTTGAGGTCTGCAAAAGAATCAAGGAATCCCCTGTTACAGCAACCATTCCCGTGCTGCATCTCTCAGCTACATTTATTGATACAAAATCAAGAGTAACTGGCCTTGACAGCGGGGCTGACGGGTACCTAGTGCAACCGGTTGGGTCCGACGAGCTGCTTGCTACCATCAATGCTCTCTTGCGTATGAAGAGCGCTGAAGAAAAGGCTAAAAAGGCCGTTGAGGAACACGATCGCACGATCAAGCAGCTTAAGGAAGCGCTCCTGCAGGTCAAGACTCTCAGCGACCTTCTCCCGATCTGCATGCATTGCAAAAAGATACGCGATGATCAGGGTTATTGGAATCAGATCGAGGAATATATCAACAAATATACAGACACACGGTTCAGCCACTGTATTTGCGAAGACTGCATGAAAAATCTCTATCCTGAATATTGGGAAGAAACAAAAAAAGGCAAAGCTGTCGATAACAGCGGAGATTCGGTTGATGCAAAATAA
- a CDS encoding response regulator, with protein sequence MDMLIMKVAIRYEQDIVLARQKARQIAEQLGLDKIVQARISSAVSEIVRNAFQYASGGEAEFQIKSSRDSQAFIIRISDRGPGIENLNEVLDGKYKSQTGMGRGILGARRLMDDFLIEAAPGKGTVVTLIKTLPAKIPSLTGEMVSKIAEKLRSKEPENPFVEIQQQNQELVQTLHELQLKQEELERVNQELEDTNRGVLALYAEIDEKSNRIRSESEIRTQFFSGMSHELRTPINSILSLSRLLIDRTDGDLTKEQERQVFYIKTASESLSSLINDLLDLSKIQAGKITPNISDFTVTQVFSALRGMIKPLLGNTPVALVIEETEGIPLLNSDEGKLSQILRNLTSNAIKFTETGEVRISAHFAPDRGTVFFSVADTGIGIASEDIERIFEEYTQVSTKLQAKVKGTGLGLSLSKKLAEFLGGSMSVESMPGSGSKFSFEIPVDFSKKDKTEKEKKAVVEVDVTRKQVLVLEDNPATMLVYETYLRGSGFEVVQARTSKQATELLGSIKPLAIILDILLEKEVGWDFLQRLKMNPDTSDIPVIVVSVIDEKEKGVALGADDYCVKPVERDWLLKKLLSLSTRTGFEKILVIDDEDVARYLLRSHLANTKYTVIEASNGEEGIRLAREQQPDIIFLDLVMPGLSGFETLDRLKSIPETMDIPVIVNTSKILTGEEKAILEKNTSDILMKKTSSREEAIARVREALIRISEKKE encoded by the coding sequence ATGGACATGCTTATCATGAAGGTTGCGATCCGTTATGAGCAGGACATCGTGCTTGCGCGCCAAAAGGCGCGGCAGATAGCTGAACAGCTCGGGCTTGATAAGATCGTTCAGGCCCGCATCAGCAGCGCCGTATCGGAAATAGTGCGAAACGCCTTTCAGTATGCCTCAGGCGGCGAGGCTGAATTTCAGATCAAAAGCAGCAGGGACTCGCAGGCCTTTATCATACGCATCAGCGACCGCGGCCCCGGCATTGAGAATTTAAATGAGGTCCTTGACGGCAAGTACAAATCACAAACCGGCATGGGCCGTGGCATACTCGGCGCGCGGCGTCTAATGGACGACTTTCTCATCGAAGCAGCACCGGGAAAGGGCACTGTCGTTACCCTGATAAAGACGCTTCCCGCAAAAATTCCTTCTCTCACCGGGGAGATGGTTTCAAAAATAGCTGAAAAGCTGAGAAGTAAAGAACCTGAGAACCCCTTTGTCGAGATACAGCAACAGAACCAGGAGCTGGTGCAAACCCTCCATGAACTCCAGCTGAAACAGGAAGAGCTGGAGCGGGTAAATCAGGAACTTGAGGATACAAACCGGGGAGTGCTCGCGCTTTACGCCGAGATCGACGAAAAGAGCAACCGTATCCGCTCTGAAAGTGAGATTAGAACCCAGTTCTTCTCAGGTATGAGCCATGAATTGCGCACGCCGATTAACTCCATACTCTCGCTCTCGCGGCTGCTGATCGATCGGACGGACGGCGACCTGACAAAAGAGCAGGAGCGGCAGGTCTTTTACATAAAGACTGCTTCCGAGAGTCTTTCCAGCCTGATCAACGATCTTCTTGACCTCTCCAAGATACAGGCAGGCAAGATCACACCGAACATATCCGACTTTACGGTTACCCAGGTGTTCAGCGCGCTCAGGGGCATGATAAAGCCCCTGCTCGGTAACACGCCCGTGGCACTGGTGATTGAGGAGACAGAGGGCATTCCGCTCCTGAACTCCGACGAGGGCAAGCTCTCGCAGATACTTAGAAACCTCACCTCCAATGCCATTAAGTTCACCGAGACCGGGGAGGTGCGCATATCAGCCCATTTTGCCCCTGACAGGGGTACGGTCTTTTTTTCGGTTGCGGACACCGGTATCGGCATTGCTTCGGAAGACATAGAAAGGATATTTGAGGAATACACGCAGGTATCTACAAAGCTGCAGGCAAAGGTGAAAGGCACCGGGCTTGGGCTCTCGCTCTCCAAAAAGCTCGCGGAGTTCCTTGGCGGCAGCATGTCTGTCGAGAGCATGCCCGGAAGCGGCTCAAAATTCTCCTTTGAGATACCTGTCGATTTTTCAAAAAAAGACAAGACGGAAAAAGAGAAAAAGGCTGTCGTGGAGGTTGACGTTACCAGGAAGCAAGTGCTCGTGCTTGAAGACAATCCCGCTACCATGCTTGTCTATGAGACCTATCTCAGGGGCAGTGGCTTCGAGGTGGTCCAGGCAAGAACCTCAAAGCAGGCAACAGAGCTGCTCGGGTCAATAAAGCCCCTTGCGATCATCCTCGACATTCTCCTTGAGAAAGAGGTTGGTTGGGATTTTCTTCAAAGGCTGAAGATGAACCCCGATACCTCTGACATACCTGTTATCGTTGTATCGGTGATTGATGAAAAAGAGAAGGGGGTTGCCCTGGGCGCGGACGACTATTGCGTCAAGCCGGTGGAGCGCGACTGGCTACTGAAGAAGCTCTTATCGCTTTCAACCCGGACAGGCTTTGAAAAAATACTGGTTATTGATGATGAGGATGTTGCGCGCTATCTTTTGAGAAGCCATCTCGCAAATACAAAGTACACGGTGATCGAGGCTTCCAACGGAGAAGAAGGTATCCGCCTTGCACGCGAGCAGCAGCCGGACATTATCTTTCTTGACCTTGTAATGCCGGGCTTAAGCGGTTTCGAGACCCTCGACCGCCTGAAGTCTATCCCTGAAACTATGGATATCCCTGTTATAGTCAATACATCAAAGATTCTGACCGGCGAAGAAAAAGCGATTCTTGAGAAAAACACCTCAGATATTCTCATGAAAAAAACTTCGTCCAGAGAGGAGGCTATCGCCCGGGTTAGGGAGGCGCTCATAAGGATATCCGAGAAAAAAGAGTGA
- a CDS encoding SpoIIE family protein phosphatase, with product MNDMKIIPVFNQTFRTEVTEMSQVGEARRMAFEISAFIGLSETEAGTVSIIVSEIAKNLIKHAGCGEVLISPVQYRDEFWIDILGLDKGPGIAGMAQCMQDGYSTTGSPGTGLGAVKRLSTIFDIISAPAAGTAVLSRLIRKQEKVKQLPPLMDIGVVNVPINSEQVSGDGWAVAESSGRTVLMAADGLGHGVLASDAARAAEKVFREQSFLGPTELLEYIHNSIKHTRGAAVAIAEVTHAKNMLKYSGIGNITGILHTAEKSRNMVSMNGTAGGEARKMQEFAYPFAPAENSRQPLIIMHSDGIATISALDRYPGIENRHPALIAGIVYKDFRRGRDDAMVLVAKKRP from the coding sequence ATGAACGATATGAAGATTATACCTGTTTTCAATCAGACGTTTCGCACGGAAGTGACGGAAATGAGCCAGGTTGGAGAGGCCCGCCGCATGGCCTTTGAAATAAGCGCTTTTATCGGGCTCAGCGAGACAGAGGCAGGGACAGTGTCCATCATTGTCAGTGAGATCGCCAAGAACCTCATAAAGCACGCCGGGTGTGGAGAAGTGCTGATCAGTCCGGTACAATACAGGGACGAGTTCTGGATTGATATCCTCGGCCTTGACAAGGGCCCCGGCATTGCCGGTATGGCCCAGTGCATGCAGGACGGCTATTCGACAACGGGCAGCCCCGGCACCGGGCTTGGCGCAGTCAAGCGACTCTCGACCATCTTTGACATTATTTCAGCGCCGGCAGCAGGCACTGCCGTATTGAGCCGGTTAATCAGAAAGCAGGAGAAGGTAAAGCAGTTACCACCTCTTATGGATATCGGTGTTGTGAACGTCCCGATAAACAGTGAACAGGTTTCAGGAGACGGCTGGGCAGTTGCCGAGAGCAGCGGCAGAACAGTGCTTATGGCGGCTGACGGGCTCGGCCACGGGGTTCTTGCCTCAGATGCTGCGCGTGCCGCAGAAAAGGTTTTCAGGGAGCAGTCTTTCCTCGGGCCAACGGAACTGCTCGAATATATCCATAACAGTATCAAACACACCCGGGGAGCTGCCGTTGCGATTGCCGAAGTAACACACGCAAAAAATATGCTGAAATATTCAGGCATCGGCAATATAACGGGGATTCTCCATACAGCCGAAAAGAGCAGGAACATGGTCTCAATGAATGGTACCGCCGGCGGGGAGGCAAGAAAGATGCAGGAATTCGCATACCCCTTTGCCCCGGCAGAAAACAGCAGACAACCGCTTATTATCATGCATTCCGACGGAATCGCAACGATCTCAGCGCTCGACCGCTATCCGGGCATAGAAAACCGGCACCCCGCCCTTATCGCAGGCATCGTGTATAAGGATTTCAGACGCGGAAGAGACGATGCCATGGTGCTTGTTGCTAAAAAAAGACCATAA
- a CDS encoding anti-sigma regulatory factor: MIVTGNEKIELAASEDIVRARLAVRKKLVDLKFSLIDQTKMVTAASEIARNAIDYGGGGTLTLEELADGGKAGLRLIFEDHGPGIADIDLAMKDGYTSACGLGLGLSGSKRLVNEFSIDSVPGRGTIIILVRWKI; the protein is encoded by the coding sequence ATGATCGTAACCGGGAATGAAAAAATTGAACTGGCGGCAAGCGAGGATATTGTCAGGGCCCGGCTGGCAGTTCGCAAAAAGCTGGTAGATCTGAAATTCAGCCTTATCGACCAGACCAAGATGGTCACTGCTGCGAGCGAGATCGCGAGGAATGCAATTGACTACGGCGGCGGCGGAACCCTGACCCTGGAGGAGCTGGCGGATGGCGGAAAAGCAGGGCTCAGGCTGATCTTCGAGGACCATGGACCCGGCATTGCCGACATAGACCTGGCAATGAAGGATGGTTATACGTCTGCCTGCGGGCTCGGGCTGGGACTCAGTGGTTCTAAGCGGCTCGTGAACGAATTTTCGATCGACTCTGTGCCCGGCAGAGGCACTATAATTATCCTGGTGAGATGGAAGATATGA
- a CDS encoding STAS domain-containing protein has product MERIPIIRMGEFLLVTIQVDMYDRLAMALQDDLTKSIVKNGSKGVLIDISSVDMVDSFIGRMLGNIASTSRILDADTVITGMRPSVAITMVELGLSLEGVMTALNVDQGIGILRKMISAGQEGTGS; this is encoded by the coding sequence ATGGAACGGATACCAATAATAAGGATGGGGGAGTTTCTCCTTGTCACCATACAGGTGGACATGTACGACCGCCTTGCCATGGCGCTTCAGGACGATCTTACCAAGAGCATCGTAAAAAACGGGTCAAAAGGCGTGCTCATCGATATTTCATCTGTTGACATGGTCGATTCGTTTATCGGCAGGATGCTCGGCAACATCGCGTCAACATCCCGGATTCTTGACGCTGATACAGTCATCACGGGAATGCGGCCTTCTGTAGCCATCACCATGGTCGAACTCGGCCTTTCCCTTGAGGGGGTTATGACCGCACTTAATGTTGATCAGGGTATCGGGATCTTGCGTAAGATGATATCCGCCGGGCAAGAAGGTACAGGATCATGA
- a CDS encoding STAS domain-containing protein yields the protein MAKNNEVKLAEIVEKYEKEILEDWIKEQMSAVTKREDLISDVELRKQSENFLRLFAQALQKETVSIEMIQWDAARELLGNISRSRAVQGFSATETATFVFSLKQPLFNRIKSEMESNPQELLENIWELSILIDKLGLYTTEIFIKNREEVIRRQQMEMIELSTPVVKIWEGVLAIPLIGTLDSARTQVIMETLLQEIVNTGSSIAIIDITGVPTVDTLVAQHLLKTVAAARLMGAECIVSGIRPQIAQTMVHLGVAFGDVITKASLADAINLAMKKTGFIVTRPQA from the coding sequence ATGGCAAAAAATAATGAGGTCAAGTTAGCAGAGATTGTGGAAAAGTACGAAAAGGAAATCCTTGAGGACTGGATCAAAGAGCAGATGTCAGCCGTGACTAAGCGGGAAGACCTCATCTCCGACGTTGAACTCCGCAAGCAGTCCGAGAACTTTTTGAGGCTCTTTGCGCAGGCCTTACAGAAGGAAACCGTCAGCATTGAGATGATCCAATGGGATGCCGCCCGCGAACTGCTCGGCAACATCTCCCGCTCCCGTGCAGTGCAGGGCTTCAGCGCTACAGAGACCGCAACCTTTGTGTTTTCACTGAAACAACCGTTGTTCAACCGGATAAAGAGTGAGATGGAAAGCAATCCTCAGGAACTGCTGGAAAATATCTGGGAACTTTCGATACTCATTGACAAACTGGGCCTCTACACAACCGAAATCTTTATAAAGAACCGCGAAGAAGTGATCAGGCGGCAGCAGATGGAAATGATCGAGCTTTCAACCCCGGTGGTCAAGATATGGGAGGGTGTGCTCGCCATACCGCTTATCGGAACGCTAGACAGCGCACGCACCCAGGTGATCATGGAAACGCTCCTACAGGAAATCGTCAACACAGGCTCCAGCATCGCGATCATCGACATTACCGGCGTGCCCACTGTGGACACGCTCGTTGCCCAGCACCTTCTAAAGACTGTTGCCGCAGCCCGCCTCATGGGCGCGGAGTGCATCGTCTCGGGCATCAGGCCGCAGATCGCACAGACCATGGTACACCTTGGCGTTGCCTTCGGGGATGTTATCACCAAGGCGTCCCTTGCTGATGCAATAAACCTGGCGATGAAAAAGACCGGATTTATTGTAACCCGTCCGCAGGCTTAA
- a CDS encoding TatD family hydrolase: protein MANMKNIIDSHVHLDLIEQYHPHRIKWLKDNDCIVVSWAYFEGVDSVLKLRDCLEYKAQCIRKHYADGLKCYYLAGVHPRSIPQDLKPETIESLLEPYIDDPLCLGIGEIGFETFDAKEREIFIAQIELGKNFLKRGKIIGVHTSRTNKLSATESTLKILDHFTDIAPSLVIDHCSIETIDAVLNAGFWAGVTLSKIKTSWDDMKNIVSTHSDKIDRIMCNTDSGTKFFEDVLKFKNFYGVPADISEKIFYLNAAQFFKIH from the coding sequence ATGGCAAATATGAAAAATATTATTGATAGCCATGTCCATCTTGATTTGATCGAGCAATATCATCCTCATCGGATCAAATGGCTTAAAGATAACGACTGTATCGTTGTGTCATGGGCATATTTTGAAGGGGTTGATTCGGTTTTGAAGCTGCGAGACTGCCTTGAATATAAAGCTCAATGTATCCGAAAACATTATGCAGACGGTCTTAAATGCTATTATCTTGCCGGAGTTCATCCCCGTTCAATACCACAGGATTTAAAGCCTGAAACAATCGAGTCTCTTCTTGAACCTTATATTGATGATCCACTTTGTCTCGGAATAGGAGAGATTGGGTTTGAAACCTTTGATGCCAAAGAACGGGAGATTTTTATTGCTCAGATAGAACTTGGAAAAAACTTTTTAAAACGCGGGAAAATCATAGGAGTTCATACTTCCAGGACAAATAAGCTATCTGCTACTGAAAGCACCTTGAAAATTTTAGATCATTTTACTGATATTGCACCATCACTTGTTATTGATCACTGTTCTATCGAAACAATCGATGCTGTTCTTAATGCCGGCTTTTGGGCAGGAGTAACCTTAAGTAAGATCAAAACCTCCTGGGATGATATGAAAAATATAGTTTCAACTCATTCGGATAAAATTGACCGTATTATGTGCAACACAGATTCAGGCACGAAGTTTTTTGAAGATGTGCTGAAATTTAAAAATTTCTATGGTGTGCCGGCAGATATCAGCGAGAAAATATTTTATCTAAATGCAGCACAATTTTTCAAAATACATTAA